The Janthinobacterium lividum genome has a window encoding:
- a CDS encoding Mth938-like domain-containing protein gives MKLHASSTQQYQTVTGYDENGVEINAQPYNYSLIVMPETPPRAWEVDSFEQLSEAHFAQILADAPDVVILGTGERQRFVHPKLTAALTMRRIGVECMDSQAACRTYNILMGEGRKVTLALILAPAAGKAA, from the coding sequence ATGAAACTCCATGCCAGCAGCACCCAACAATACCAGACTGTCACCGGCTATGACGAAAACGGCGTCGAGATCAATGCCCAGCCCTACAACTACAGCCTGATCGTCATGCCGGAAACGCCGCCACGGGCGTGGGAGGTGGACAGTTTCGAACAGCTGAGCGAGGCGCATTTCGCGCAAATCCTGGCCGATGCGCCCGACGTGGTCATCCTCGGCACGGGCGAACGCCAGCGTTTTGTGCACCCGAAGCTGACAGCCGCGCTGACCATGCGCCGCATCGGCGTCGAATGCATGGATAGCCAGGCTGCCTGCCGCACCTACAATATCCTCATGGGCGAAGGCCGCAAAGTCACCCTGGCCCTGATCCTGGCTCCGGCCGCAGGCAAGGCCGCATGA
- a CDS encoding pyridoxal phosphate-dependent aminotransferase, producing the protein MRPIQKSNKLADVCYDIRGPVLEKSRQMEEEGHKITKLNIGNLAVFGFDPPDEIVRDMMLNLQNAAGYTDSKGMFAPRKAVMHYTQGKNIAGVTIDDIYLGNGASELIVMSMNALLNSGDEVLVPAPDYPLWTAAVSLSGGNPVHYVCDEQNEWYPDIEDMRRKITPNTRAIVVINPNNPTGALYPVEVLLQIVELARQHQLIIFADEIYDKVLYDEAEHVSIASLADDVLFITMNGLSKNYRSCGYRSGWMVVSGEKRHAKDYIEGLNMLASMRLCANAPGQFAIQTALGGYQSIQDLVGPGGRLLKQRDLAHKLLTDIPGVTCVKPKAALYMFPRLDPEIYPIADDQQFAYELLAEAKVLIVQGTGFNWIAPDHFRVVFLPNSDDLTDAMNRIARFLEGYRKRHGRG; encoded by the coding sequence TTGCGACCGATTCAGAAATCGAATAAATTGGCGGACGTCTGCTACGACATCCGCGGCCCGGTCCTGGAAAAATCCAGGCAAATGGAAGAAGAAGGCCACAAGATCACCAAGCTCAATATCGGCAACCTGGCCGTATTCGGCTTCGATCCGCCGGACGAGATCGTGCGCGATATGATGCTCAATCTGCAGAATGCGGCCGGCTATACGGATTCGAAAGGCATGTTCGCGCCGCGCAAGGCCGTCATGCATTACACGCAGGGCAAGAATATCGCCGGCGTGACCATCGATGACATTTACCTGGGCAATGGCGCTTCCGAACTGATCGTCATGTCGATGAACGCCCTGCTCAACAGTGGCGACGAAGTGCTGGTGCCGGCGCCCGATTACCCGCTGTGGACGGCCGCCGTCAGCCTGTCGGGCGGCAATCCCGTGCATTATGTGTGCGACGAGCAGAACGAGTGGTATCCCGACATCGAGGACATGCGTCGCAAGATCACGCCGAATACCCGCGCCATCGTCGTCATCAACCCGAACAATCCCACCGGCGCGCTATACCCGGTGGAAGTGCTGCTGCAGATCGTCGAACTGGCGCGCCAGCATCAATTGATCATTTTCGCCGACGAGATCTACGACAAGGTGCTGTACGACGAAGCCGAGCACGTGTCGATCGCCTCGCTGGCCGACGACGTGTTGTTCATCACCATGAACGGCCTGTCGAAGAATTACCGCTCCTGCGGTTACCGTTCCGGCTGGATGGTGGTCTCGGGCGAAAAGCGCCACGCAAAAGATTACATCGAGGGCCTCAACATGCTGGCCTCGATGCGGCTATGCGCCAATGCGCCGGGGCAGTTTGCCATCCAGACGGCGCTTGGCGGCTACCAGAGCATACAAGACCTGGTGGGGCCCGGCGGGCGCCTGTTGAAACAGCGCGACCTGGCGCACAAGCTGCTGACCGATATTCCGGGCGTCACCTGTGTCAAGCCGAAGGCCGCGCTGTACATGTTCCCGCGCCTGGACCCGGAGATCTATCCGATCGCCGACGACCAGCAGTTTGCCTATGAATTACTGGCCGAAGCCAAGGTCCTGATCGTGCAGGGCACGGGGTTCAACTGGATCGCACCCGACCATTTCCGTGTCGTCTTCCTGCCCAACTCCGATGACCTGACCGATGCCATGAACCGCATTGCGCGCTTCCTCGAAGGTTACCGCAAGCGTCACGGCCGGGGCTGA